The Streptomyces achromogenes genome window below encodes:
- a CDS encoding ArsI/CadI family heavy metal resistance metalloenzyme, with translation MSRVQLALRVPDLNASIAFYSKLFGTGPAKLRDGYANFAITEPPLKLVLIEGTAEETTRLDHLGVEVESTESVHAAAARLSETGLATTEENDTTCCYALQDKVWVHGPGQEPWEVYVVKADAGTLAEQGSTCCAERADTEAKEPAAASGCC, from the coding sequence ATGTCCCGCGTACAACTCGCGCTCCGTGTCCCCGACCTGAACGCCTCCATCGCCTTCTACAGCAAGCTCTTCGGCACCGGGCCCGCCAAACTCCGCGACGGCTACGCCAACTTCGCCATCACCGAGCCCCCGCTCAAGCTCGTCCTGATCGAAGGCACGGCGGAAGAGACAACCCGCCTGGACCACCTCGGCGTCGAGGTCGAATCGACAGAGAGCGTGCATGCCGCCGCCGCCCGCCTGAGCGAGACCGGCCTGGCCACCACCGAGGAGAACGACACCACCTGTTGCTACGCCCTCCAGGACAAGGTCTGGGTCCACGGCCCCGGCCAGGAGCCCTGGGAGGTGTATGTCGTCAAGGCCGACGCCGGCACCCTGGCCGAGCAGGGCAGCACCTGCTGCGCCGAACGGGCCGACACTGAGGCGAAGGAACCGGCCGCAGCGAGCGGCTGCTGCTGA